A window from Musa acuminata AAA Group cultivar baxijiao chromosome BXJ3-10, Cavendish_Baxijiao_AAA, whole genome shotgun sequence encodes these proteins:
- the LOC135651756 gene encoding citrate synthase 3, peroxisomal-like, whose product MESRSDPSALARGRLAVLSAHLAANRSFGGFSSVLERSPTLSHEDARPPGNLGGSLTVIDERTGKKYALPVSTEGTVKATDLKKITAGKNDKGLKIYDPGYLNTAPVRSSICFIDGDEGILRYRGYPIEELAENSTFLEVAYLLMYGNLPTESQLADWEFAISQHSAIPQGVLDIIQAMPHDAHPMGVLVSALSTLSVFHPDANPALRGQDLYHSKQVRDKQIVRVLGKVPTIAAAAYLRLAGRPPVLPSSNLSYSENFLYMLDSLGNRSYTPNPRLARVLDILFILHAEHEMNCSTAAARHLASSGVDVFTALAGAVGALYGPLHGGANEAVLKMLNEIGQVENIPEFIEGVKNRKRKLSGFGHRVYKNYDPRAKVIRKLAEEVFSIVGRDPLIEVAVALEKAALSDDYFIKRKLYPNVDFYSGLIYRAVGFPTEFFPVLFAIPRMAGYLAHWRESLDDPDTKIMRPQQVYTGEWFRHYTPVRERMVSETTDKLGQVAVSNASRRRLAGSQV is encoded by the exons ATGGAATCCagatccgatccttcggctctgGCTCGCGGCCGGCTCGCCGTTCTCTCCGCCCACCTCGCCGCAAACCGATCTTTCGGCGGTTTCTCGTCGGTCTTGGAGAGATCACCCACCCTCTCTCATGAGGACGCGAGGCCGCCGGGGAACCTGGGGGGTTCGTTGACCGTGATCGATGAGAGAACTGGGAAGAAGTACGCACTCCCGGTCTCGACCGAAGGAACTGTCAAGGCCACTGATCTCAAAAAG ATTACTGCTGGCAAAAATGACAAGGGACTCAAAATTTATGATCCGGGTTACCTTAATACCGCTCCAGTCCGTTCTTCCATCTGTTTTATTGATGGGGATGAAGGGATACTTCGTTACAGAGGGTACCCAATTGAGGAGCTAGCTGAAAACAGCACGTTTCTTGAGGTGGCCTATCTTCTAA tGTACGGGAATTTACCTACTGAAAGTCAACTGGCAGACTGGGAGTTTGCAATATCTCAGCATTCTGCTATTCCACAGGGTGTCCTG GATATCATACAAGCAATGCCACATGATGCTCATCCAATGGGCGTACTTGTCAGTGCATTGAGTACCCTTTCTGTATTCCATCCAGATGCAAATCCTGCACTTAGA GGTCAAGATCTTTATCACTCGAAGCAAGTTAGAGACAAGCAAATTGTGCGAGTACTTGGAAAG GTACCAACAATTGCAGCTGCAGCGTATTTACGGTTAGCAGGAAGGCCTCCCGTTCTTCCTTCCAGCAACCTGTCATATTCAGAGAATTTCTTATATATGCTGGACTCTTT GGGCAACCGGTCATATACACCTAACCCTCGACTTGCTAGGGTTCTCGATATTCTTTTCATACTGCATGCAGAACATGAAATGAATTGCTCCACGGCTGCTGCTAGGCATCTTGCTTCAAG CGGAGTTGATGTTTTTACTGCTCTTGCTGGAGCTGTTGGTGCTCTGTATGGTCCTCTCCATGGTGGGGCAAATGAG GCTGTCCTTAAAATGCTGAATGAAATTGGACAAGTTGAGAATATTCCGGAGTTCATTGAAGGTGTGAAGAACAG AAAGCGGAAGCTGTCAGGTTTTGGACATCGTGTCTACAAAAACTATGATCCTCGTGCTAAGGTCATCCGCAAGTTGGCTGAGGAAGTTTTCTCGATTGTTGGGCGGGAtcctttgattgag GTAGCTGTGGCACTGGAGAAAGCTGCTCTATCTGATGATTATTTTATCAAGAGGAAGCTTTATCCAAATGTTGATTTTTATTCAGGCTTAATCTATAG GGCAGTGGGATTTCCGACAGAGTTCTTTCCTGTTCTGTTTGCAATCCCTCGTATGGCTGGTTACCTAGCACACTGGCGGGAATCACTTGATGATCCTGATACAAAGATTATGAGACCTCAACAG GTTTACACCGGTGAATGGTTTCGTCATTATACTCCGGTCAGAGAGCGGATGGTATCAGAAACGACTGACAAGCTTGGTCAGGTGGCAGTTTCAAACGCAAGCAGGAGACGGCTCGCGGGTTCCCAAGTGTAA